A section of the Myxococcus virescens genome encodes:
- a CDS encoding anthranilate synthase component I family protein, with amino-acid sequence MSRPHSPTRFPDRTSFETFVAQGYNQVPVVRRLPLGALRPVDLLRALPAESRFLLESTRVSAEGRYSFLGAKPFLRFTAKEGQCFMDGALQQGTPKEVLRSLLRRWRGVRHPGMPLFCGGAVGFFGYEAAHCFESLPRHPRDDLHLPEIDLSFIDTFLTVDHHEGQLLAVATGSDWEDCERRLDALEAHVRTARPTAPRAPPAMDGPTSAYRSNFTLDAYLDAVERVREYIRAGDTYQVNLSQRLEVDFPGEPLALYETLSAINPVHFASYLEGDGFHVVSASPERLVRVENGRATTRPIAGTRRRGTPEEEARFVHELRTNEKERAEHAMLVDLERNDLGRVCTYGSVEVTKLMDIVEYAHVLHIESEVVGQLAPGVEPLDVVGALFPGGTITGVPKIRTMQLITELEPHARGLYTGSLGYLSFTGDLDLNIVIRTLVVKDGRAYAQVGGGIVHDSQPRQEYKETLNKARSQLLALASVGRPG; translated from the coding sequence ATGAGCCGCCCGCACTCCCCCACGCGCTTCCCGGACCGGACATCCTTCGAGACGTTCGTGGCCCAGGGCTACAACCAGGTGCCCGTGGTGCGGCGGCTCCCGCTCGGGGCGCTGCGTCCCGTGGACCTCCTGCGAGCCCTCCCAGCGGAAAGCCGGTTCCTGCTGGAGAGCACCCGGGTCAGCGCCGAGGGGCGCTATTCCTTCCTCGGCGCGAAGCCCTTCCTGCGCTTCACCGCGAAAGAGGGACAGTGCTTCATGGATGGCGCGCTCCAGCAGGGTACGCCGAAGGAAGTGCTGCGCTCGCTCCTGCGCCGGTGGCGTGGCGTGCGTCATCCCGGAATGCCGCTCTTCTGCGGCGGCGCGGTGGGCTTCTTCGGCTACGAGGCCGCGCACTGTTTCGAGTCCCTGCCCCGGCACCCACGGGACGACCTGCACCTGCCCGAAATCGACCTGTCATTCATCGATACCTTCCTGACGGTGGACCACCACGAGGGCCAATTGCTCGCGGTGGCCACGGGCTCGGACTGGGAGGACTGCGAGCGCAGGTTGGACGCGTTGGAGGCCCACGTCCGCACCGCGAGGCCCACGGCGCCACGCGCGCCACCCGCGATGGACGGGCCCACCTCGGCGTATCGCTCCAACTTCACCCTCGATGCCTACCTGGACGCGGTCGAGCGCGTGCGCGAGTACATCCGCGCCGGTGACACGTATCAGGTCAATCTCTCACAGCGGCTGGAGGTGGACTTTCCCGGTGAGCCGCTCGCGCTCTACGAGACGCTGTCCGCCATCAACCCCGTCCACTTCGCCAGCTATCTCGAAGGGGACGGCTTCCACGTCGTCAGCGCCTCACCCGAGCGGCTGGTGCGCGTGGAGAACGGCCGAGCCACCACGCGGCCCATCGCCGGAACGCGCCGACGGGGCACGCCCGAAGAGGAAGCGCGCTTCGTCCACGAGCTGCGCACCAACGAGAAGGAGCGCGCCGAGCACGCCATGCTGGTGGACCTGGAGCGCAACGACCTGGGCCGGGTGTGCACCTATGGCTCGGTCGAGGTAACGAAGCTGATGGACATCGTCGAGTACGCCCACGTCCTCCACATTGAATCGGAGGTCGTCGGCCAGCTCGCGCCGGGCGTGGAGCCGCTGGACGTGGTGGGCGCGCTCTTCCCAGGAGGGACGATTACGGGCGTGCCGAAGATACGCACGATGCAACTCATCACCGAGCTGGAGCCACATGCGCGTGGGCTCTATACGGGCTCGTTGGGGTACCTGTCCTTCACGGGTGATTTGGATTTGAACATCGTCATCCGCACGCTGGTGGTGAAGGACGGCCGGGCCTACGCGCAGGTGGGAGGCGGCATCGTCCACGACTCGCAGCCCCGACAGGAATACAAGGAGACGCTCAACAAGGCGCGCTCGCAGCTCCTGGCCCTGGCATCGGTGGGGAGGCCGGGATGA